Genomic segment of Panicum virgatum strain AP13 chromosome 2K, P.virgatum_v5, whole genome shotgun sequence:
CAAACATATAAACTAAATTTTCGTGAAAACCCATGCAAACTATGacaaaaaagtcatctaaattcacgaaaaaatcacacatgtagatgatatgatgatacacaatcttaaAAAATATCTTGTctaaactcgacttcgtttgtgagatataaaaataaaatttgttatttttatatctcaaacaaagtcgagtttggacagtatattttacaaggttgtgtatcatcatatcatctacatatgtgatttttttgtgaatttagatgacttttttgtCATGATTTGCACGAGTTTTCATGAAGGCTGTGGTTTCCACCCGATACGTTCCCTTTAGGTTCGGCCATTATATAGGCAAAATTTAACAACCCTTTTACCACCTCTAACTGTGGTTCCGTGACTGACAGAGATAGAAGAAGGCTATGATCTATGGATCCTTGGATTTTCATTGAACTAGTAAGTATGCCTGTGTGTTACAACGGGTTCATGAGCATTAGACAGAAGAACAACACATGAGCGTGAGTAATTTTTTAAGTGCATATCTTCATGATTTAGAATGTTATAAAAATTAACATATATTCTACAAAAATCTTTTATTCTGAATCCAATGAGTTGTACAAAGGATTTATAGCGATAGATTTTTTACTCAGAGCCTTGCGTCTTTTCACACAACATGCCTTTTGACGGTTTTTCATCTCAGATGTCATATTTGCATAGAGCAATCTCTGTCGATCACGTATTGCCTGTCTCTGCTTGAGTGTTAAATTGAAAATACGAAGATTAGAACATTTGAATGAGATAATAATAGCACGCTGAGATATCGTCCGAGACTTTTTTATCATTGTTATTACGTGCATGCATACCAGCCTTTTTTCAGAATCAGCAACAAAAATGTAAATCAATGACAATTGCTGACTTGCATTCCTGACGAACGGGCAATGTGGCAAGTTCTATACGACGACCACACAGCAAGGGGAGGCCGACCGGACTTTGTTGGTACATCATGCATGTGACCACAATGTACGCATGGCCATGGTAGTGTCGTGCAGACCTAATTTGTGCATGTGTAGGCtgtaaaaaaaagagtaaaaagGGAGTGTGTACTGGACATGTTGCTGGCTCGCACAGAGCTAGGTGTCAGCGCAGCGACACGCACCGTCTCGTGGCTCTCTGGCGCCCCCGAACGGACGCATGGAAGAGTTGTACTTATCCTCCACTCACCGTTCTTGGCAACCTCCGACGAACACGTGCGTGAATTTTTACATGCGATCGCGGCTCTCGATAGCGGAAGAGGATTGAGTCCGCTTCAGCAATGGAATGTGCTCGCGTGTGGCTCGATTTCGGGCTCGTGGAAAAGGGTGACATCAGGATAGAGTAAGAAGGAATGAACTCCGAGTTATTGGACGGGCTCGACACAGATGCGGGATAAGACGGATCAAACCAAAAATTTGGATGGAAACTTTACATGCTTTAgtaatagatatagatatagactAGCAGAAAATTCAAGCGCTGTAGACATAGTAGATCCTTTATTGAACATTGGAACAATGCATCAGCCAATGTTTTCACTTGATAAAAACGTGCGCCAATCTTAGCTTCTTGTATACGTAAGCCCGATGATCAGTCGGTGGCGTCGTCGTAGAGGTGCGCCGGCAGCCGGggttcggcgacggcgacgagcggCACCTTCCGCTTCGTGGACAGCCCGACGTGCTCCTCCATGCTCACGTCCTCCGGCGCCACCCCGTCCGGCAGCCGCCACGCGAACCCCTGCACCATGATCGCCACGCCGGCGGCCACCAGCTTCATCGCGAGGTCGTACGCCGGGCAGATCCGCCGCCCGGCCCCGAACGGCAGCAGCTCGAAGTGCGCCCCGCGGAcgtccacgccggcgccggcaccgccgcccAGGAACCGCTCCGGCCGGAACGCGTCGGGCGCGTCGGGCCACGACGCCGGGTCGCGCGCGATGGCCCACGCGTTCACCagcacgcgcgcgccggcgggcaCGTCGTAGCCGGCGACCACCGTGTCCTCGCGGGCGTGGTGCGGGACCAGGAGCGGGCCCACCGGGTGCAGCCGCAGCGTCTCCTTCACGACGGCGTCGATGTAAGGGAGGTCCGGCAGGTCGCGCTCGGTTACCCAGCGCCCGCGGCCGACCACGcggtcgagctcgccggtggcgcccgccatggcctccggGTGGCGGAGAAGCTCCGACATGGCCCACTCTGTAGTCACCGCCGAGCTCTCCGTGCCGCCGGCGATGATGTCCTGGATGAAGGCCTTCACGCCGACGCGCGTGAGCCTGGCCTCCGACTCCGGCCTGTCCTCCTCAGCGAGCTGCAACAGCACGTCGACGAGGTCGCTCGCCAcgaactcgccggcggcggcatcggcccgccgccgccgctcctcgtgcTCGTCCACGATCTTCTCGTAGAACCGGTCGTAGAGCTCGCGCAGCCGCCTCATCTGCCGCGCGCAGCCCTGCACGTCGAGCCAGCCCAGCAGCGGCACCCACTCGCCGACGTTGCTCACCGCCCCGGTCGCCGCGAACGCCTCGTCCAGCGTGCGCCGGAACGCCTCGCCCTCGGCGCTGCCGTAGCAGCCCGACCACTTCTTCCCGACGGCCATGCGGAGGATGTTCCGCAGCGTGGCGCCGGCGACGTGCTcccggacggcgacggcgcggccggcgcaCCGGAACAGGCCGATCGCCAGCGCGCGCATCTCCTGCGCGCGGACGCGCTCGAACGAGTCGACGCGGCGCGCCGAGAAGAGCTCGGTGGCGCAGAGCTTGCGCGCCATGCGCCAGTAGGGCCCGTACGGCGTGTGCACGATGCCCCGGTAGCCGTaggaggtgatctcgccggcggccgtgggCGGGCGGTCGGCGAAGGCGAGGTCGTGGGTCTTGAGGACGAGGCGGGCGGTCTCCGCCGACGAGGCTACCACGGTGTGGTAGGAGCTGAGACGGAGGTGCATGAGCGGGCCGTGGCGCGCCGCGAGCGCGGCCAGCACGCGATGCGGCGGGGCCGCGCCCGCCAGAACGCCGAGGCTGCCGAGCACCGGCCAACCCCGCGGCCCCGGCGGAAGGTTCAGTGCCTTCCGCCGGCCGCGTGGCAGGACGACGGAGCTGAGGACGAAGACTACCAAGACAGCCACCAATGCCATGGCCATGGACAACGTTGCTGCGAGCTCCATCGTTGGAAATGGAAGCCTTGGAGATGAGGGTGCTGTTTGATGGTGGCATATATAAaggaataatttttttgttaaCTATATTATGCTATTATTGAGGCGCACATTCGTCGTGGACGCACATTTTCAGTGTGCATTCTCTTACTTGAAATAGCCAAGAAAAGTAGAAAATATTTGGACTGAATAAGACACATGCTGAAGTTGCTGATACTTCCAAAAGTGAGATGAATGCAAAATTCCCCATTCACCAGTAACAACAGTCAGTACATGCAACTAGGGATATAAATGGTACGGAGATTTTCCGAccgtattcgaattcgatccgATCTGGAAGGGtttttatccgtccgtatccgattcCGAGTATCCAATATCCGTAACTGATTCGTATCCGAATGCTCAAAAAttacatttttatgatgtcgatatccattacaatcttaTCCGACAAAAACTAACACTATCCATATCCGACTCTGTATTCGAACACAAATATAAAAACAAATACGATATCAGTGATATCCATCCGTATTCGATCCATTTTCATCCCTACATGCAACTTCTGGATTCTATTCGGAGCGCGCGCGTGTGAAAATGAGTTCCAGGGCATTAGGGCAACCACCCCTGTCCGTATGCATTGCAAAAGGACCATTACAAGGACAAGGAGGGCAGCGTTTTCAGTACATCTAATTTTCAGGATTCTATTTGGTAGGCACATGAGAACATGTGTGTTCATGTTTCTTTGACTAATGAACTGGTCCCAAAGCCACGCAAGACAAAGACATCCTGGCCTAGGCATTGCAGATTTTTGTACAGAAACAAATGAACAAGACCAAATGTATTTGTGTGGTGAGTGTTGCATTTGCACGAACATTGGTATATTGTTCCGTCAAACCAGTTCATTTACATCCACGTGAATATCGCACAAGTTGCATTATTGCACCAGAAGGTTCGAAAGTTCAGAGAACTGAAGCAAGTAAGCAACAGCCATATCGAAGGTGACACTCTGAATCAGAAGGAACAGACAGGCTCATCCAGGACCTGAAAAAAGAAGTGTATTGTTATCGAGCTTTTGggtaaaaaaatggaaaaatttCAATCTATATAGTCAAATTTTGAATAAtcccctaaactataacttagttcaatttaccccataaactatgcaatttagttcattttattCTATACTACAATTTGTCATTTTTGTTTCTCAAtatacaagttgaattttaatttcaaaatttgCAAGGCAGTaatggacatcacaatgcatattaaaaaaattattattatttttcatcgttatttttcatataattttgaactccaaagattaatttattattaatatcGTAACATATCAAAATagtgataaaaaattataatgtattttttctaacatgtgtgatgtgtactatcatcaacataaaactCCACCGATGCATagagaaatgaaaaagacaaattgtatgAGGGGGTAATTTAAACCAAAGGGCATAGTTTATGGGGTAAAATGGACCAAATGATAGTTTATAGAGTTATCCGAACTTTGACTATAATtcaggggagtaatttagactttatccaaaaaaaaaatgaagggcCACATGGTAGTTACGAATAGGGATGACTATGAGATTCTACATCTTAATGTGAGATTGTAATGTAGACGCGAGAAGTTCGTCCTTGATCGATCAATCTGTGAAAGTATTACTACATCAATTTTTTTGTGTGAAAGTATATGTGTCCCTTTTGATAATGAATTGCGGGGCTTTATGCATATAAAAGCCAGAATTTTTccccattatctaaaaaatcaaTCTGTTTGCGAACTGATATTTTAAATCCATCGTTATTCGATGTTTTCTTGAACTAGCTAAATCCGTGCTTCGCTACAAGCAACAATAATTACCACTGAAAGTCATAATATTTTTCACTTGCACATCCACGCACTGAGGTTCTCCCTTCTCTTGAATGATGAACCGGCGAGGCCTCCGGCGTCTTCGATTGGCAGTCATTTGCTACCAAGGCTGAGCGCTGGCGCCGCGCCGTCCGGGTCCGGCCTCCGGTGTGGCACCACCCCTAGCTCCCGCGCGCTGCCAGGCGTGGCGACCGGTGACGGTGAGGACGATCGCATCCCTGACTGGGCAGACCCCGCGTGATGTGGACCGCACGATCTCGATCCGCAGggacccaggggtggacggtatttcaaataccgtccacccccggtcggCATTTGGTTCACCGTCCGCCCTTGGCCGTCGCCGCGACGCTGCCTCCGCTGCGTGCCGtgcctcgccggagcgccgcccgaGCGCTGGGGACCGGCGAGCTGCGCGTCGTCGCCACCGTCGTCCACTGGGaggtggggaggaggaggccgccggggcCAGGTACGCCGTGGCGCGGAACGGGGTCGCGCGCATCGGCGCGCGGCTGCAGCAAGCAGACGGGAGGCGAAGCCACCGTGATGCCGTGCTACCCGATGGCGGCGTACCCGTTCATGGTCCACTGACCACTTCtgccaccggccggccggcgcggaggCGCTCCGCGTCTAGCTGCTGACGACGGCAGCAGGCAGCTCAGGGAGAGGGCAGGGCGATCGCGATGTGGCAGGCCGACACGACGGGCTGGGACGATGGGTTCTTCTGCATTTCGCCACTTCGTGCCGCTCAACTACGTGCTGTGGCTGCCGGCAGCCGCTCCGTCGTATGGCGCGTAACAGGATGGAGTAGTGCTTAATAAAACAGAGTAGCAGCAGCCTGCCTATGAAGTTTGTACGGCAGCCATCTTGATGATAATCAGATGATGATCGATCATCAAGAGGACAATATCAAGGCCTCAATAAATAATTATCCAACAATCATCTGCTTCAGATGTACTtaattttttcttgaatgaCACTCACAACTAACACTGCATTACCTCTGCATATGCAGTTGCCTGCACATGTACAGTTGCAGGAGCCCTTTAACCGAACTGTGGAGAGTGAAGGAAAACGAAAACTTAGCTTAAGCACATTATTTCAGCACCTATTTTCAGTTACTATATATGATTGGTGTTGCCAGTCCATGATATGCTAACCTCAAGCTGAAGGTTCTGTGTGCCCTGGCCAGATGTAATcgcagcattttttttttgaaagatcctAAGCCTTACGGTTCGGCATGCTCCGTCAGTAATTCTGCAGTTTGGGGAGGCATTACCACACAAATAAAACTGAGAGCTGGATTAGTCAACGCTCGATCAGATTTTATCCCTATCCCTGCATTTTGATGATAGCTTTGTTGTTTGAGGGTCAAATTGATGGTTAGCCATAGGAAGCCCACTGAACCTCTGCAGCTTTTCAAAACTTCCACCTTCTCTGATTCTCATCTTATTTATTGAGTAGATTCTACCTCAAAAGTAGAtaatgttcgtagcatggtcATCATTGCAGGTCACCAGCTGATATTTTTGCAAGAGTTGTTGGTGCCGATTGGAATGTGTTGGGTTGGGAGTGCCTCTGACCTATTCTAATTTTGAAGACAACATGCTTTCCTTTTGGAATTATGATAATTTCTCAGTTTAAAATTCGGATACTATGATCAACATGCAGTGATAGAAGGTTCTGAGCATATTTGGGGGATTCAAGCGACATGGGGGAATTTTATGCTAACAACATACTGACCTACACTCATTTCTAAACTTGTTTCTGTTTCATCATGTTATGCTTTGAACATAGCTTTAATTCGAGTGTTGCTTCTCTATGCTTGCAGATCATTTAGCCCAACTAGTTGCTAGTCCATCCTTCTGATTTGGTCCTAAAATGTTCGGTTTGGGATTTCTTTCTGTGGTTTGATAAGCTGTATCTATATTTTTGTGCTCGCTTCTTCATGTGGTGGCTGCAGGATTAGTTTGGCTTTGGGAACTTCCTGTATCTAACTATCTAAGAACTGGCACTTGAAATTGGGGGCAGGTCAGAGTCTGGTGCACGGTCATTTTGGTTATATTGGTTCCATTACTTTTATTCAGTGGTTTCAGATCTGAATGGTAGGATAATACTTTGCCTCTCCAATGGGATAATGATGAGGTTTGAGAACCTGGATTTATTCAGTATTGTATAAGCTGATCTTGGTTGTGGTGTGTTTTTGTGTCATTCAGAGATGCAGGTGGGGCATTGGTTGTGGGGGTTGATTGATGTAGAAGTTTGGTTATGGCTGACAGTAGTTTTGCTATTTCCGCGTTATATTATGATGATATTACCATTGTGAAATTACAGCCTAAATGCCAGAGCTTCAATTGGGATCAATGTTCAAATCTACAGGATGCTTGGAAGCAACACTTTGATtggaaacaaaatattacattgGATTGACATCAACGTTCAAATCTGTAGACTGTAAGATGCTTGTAATTATGTGGATGTCTTCTCTGTTATTACGATCAGTTCCTTCTGTTTTCTAGTCACTTAAATTATATGTCTTCTCTGTTATTACGATCAGTTCCTTCTGTTTTCTAGTCACTTAAATTATATGGATGCTTAGGAATTCTTATGTGCTTCCTATCCAGTTAGTTTCTGTAATCGCAGCAGCAAGTGTTGAGTTGACAGTCTCAGGAAGATCCATCATCGGCCCCAATGTAAGGCTGAACACCGCATTTTAGTTGGTTTCAACTTTCTAGTGAAAATAGGAGTGTCAGACGTTGCAATGCATAGCTtatctgaactctgaactacgaGCGCTCGAAACACTCAGCCTATCACGCTCTTGATCCATCGTCCACCGTGACCATGCGTTACAGGCGGCTTGGAGCAGGAGGCAGCCGGgtgccggcggaggcggcgatgtGGTTCACCAGCGACCGCGCGCATCTCCGGTCCGCCGAGGCCGGCCACCGGCTGGCCATGTCCTTCCCAGATGCCCAGGGCCACGGACGCTTTGCCCAGAGCTAATGGGACGCGCTTCTCGATGAAGTGGCGAGGCCTCCGGCGTCGTTCGGTCGGTGGACACTCGCCGCCGTGCCGTCGGGCCTCCGGTGTAGCGCCACCGCAGCTCCCGCGCGCTGGCAGGCAAGTGGGGATGACGACTGAGTCCTTTCCCTGTGCAAACTTTGGTTGATCTGGACCGTACATGCTCGATCCAATGGACTGCAGGGACtaagggggtggacggtatttgaaacaccgtccacccctggtcgGCATTTGTTTTACCGTCCGCCCTGGCCGTCGCCGCGGCGCTGCCTCCACTGCGTGCCGTGGCTTGCCGGAGCGTCGCCGCGCCGGACTGCCGATCTGGGACGACCTCCCGTGTTCTGTCTCGCTTCACGGCGACCGAAAGCGACGAGAAGCCTCCGGGGGCGTGGTCATTGGTCACCAGCCTCCTGCTCGCCGGGGGCGCGACACGAGACGTCGTCGGCgatgccggccggcctggttCTTCTGGGAGGGCCTACGCTCTCCACCTGCTAGCTCGTGCGCGAGAGCCGCGGggtgtgcgccgccgccagccatgGGAACACAGACGCGTCGTCCCCGTTCCTCTTTGACGCGTGTTGCGTGCACTGGACACGCCGACACGCGGTATCCGCCACCTCCACGACGCCATAGCGGAGTCCATCCTGCTGTTCCCGGCGTGCGCCGAGGAACCGAGGAAGTGGGGGCTTCATCCCGGGCGACGGCTTGCGCGCATCTCCGGCGCgaagccgggcggccggccacTTCCTTGCTCGGGCCCATGGATGCTTTGCCCAATTCCCAGAGCTAATCCGGCGAGCTTCTTTAATTCTCTAGAATAATGACTCGTGGCTATCAACGCCGTTGATCGGCGGACattcgccgccgcgccaccggccTCAAGCAGTCCAGACGTCCAATGCAGCGCCATCCGCGCGCTGCCAGACGACTGGCGAGGACGACCAAGTCCCTACCTAGGCAAAGCTTGCATGATCTGGACCGTACAAGTGCTCGATCCAACGGACAGAAGGACCCAAGGTACCGTCCACCTGCGGTTCGCATTTGCCACGCCGTCCGCCCCTGGTCGGTGACTCAGCGCAGCGGCGCTGCCTCCGCCGCGTGTCGTGGCTCGCTGGAGAGCTGCCGCGCCGGCCTGCCACTCGGGGACGAGTTCCCGTGTTCTCCGGGGGCGATGAGCGCCGTCCTCCCGAAGCTCGTCGCCCTGCTGAGGCTGGAAGCAAGGAGACTTCAGATTCATCGAGGGAGCGCAGGAAGAAGATAAAGTATCACGTTCCTAGGAGACGATCTCTCCAGCTGATGCAAGGCTCCTTGGAGGTCGCGATTGATGGAGTTGCAAGAGGATATTTGCCTGTCGAGGCTTCTGGTCTGCCGAAGCCGGTCATCCTTGCCCGGGGGCGGCCGGCAGGAAGACGGACGCGTTGCCCAGAGCTCATCGGGCGAGCTTCTCATGAGGAGTGAAGCGGCGAGGCCTCCTGCCGTCCGGCGTCGTCGATCGGTATGCACTCGCCACCAAGGCTGAGCGCTACCGCCACCGCGGGCCACGCCATCCGGCCTCCAgcgtcgcgccgcgccgcgcgctgcaGACGACCGACGAGAACGACGGATGGAGTCCGTTGAAACCTCACATGATCTGGACCACACGTGCTCCATCCAACGGCTGTCAGGACCCcagggggcggacggtatttgaaataccgtcccccCCGGTCGGCAATTGTTTCCACCGTCC
This window contains:
- the LOC120662362 gene encoding dimethylnonatriene synthase-like, yielding MELAATLSMAMALVAVLVVFVLSSVVLPRGRRKALNLPPGPRGWPVLGSLGVLAGAAPPHRVLAALAARHGPLMHLRLSSYHTVVASSAETARLVLKTHDLAFADRPPTAAGEITSYGYRGIVHTPYGPYWRMARKLCATELFSARRVDSFERVRAQEMRALAIGLFRCAGRAVAVREHVAGATLRNILRMAVGKKWSGCYGSAEGEAFRRTLDEAFAATGAVSNVGEWVPLLGWLDVQGCARQMRRLRELYDRFYEKIVDEHEERRRRADAAAGEFVASDLVDVLLQLAEEDRPESEARLTRVGVKAFIQDIIAGGTESSAVTTEWAMSELLRHPEAMAGATGELDRVVGRGRWVTERDLPDLPYIDAVVKETLRLHPVGPLLVPHHAREDTVVAGYDVPAGARVLVNAWAIARDPASWPDAPDAFRPERFLGGGAGAGVDVRGAHFELLPFGAGRRICPAYDLAMKLVAAGVAIMVQGFAWRLPDGVAPEDVSMEEHVGLSTKRKVPLVAVAEPRLPAHLYDDATD